A region from the Vicia villosa cultivar HV-30 ecotype Madison, WI linkage group LG3, Vvil1.0, whole genome shotgun sequence genome encodes:
- the LOC131659107 gene encoding AT-hook motif nuclear-localized protein 17-like has protein sequence MDKRQGSMNKPKPSIKIEEDTNTTMKQILIKIPAGNDVVESIVNVTLHHRANITVLKGSGLISDITFHNPVSHAYVFTLYGPFQMTSISGEYVNTNYGCVPSRLIDEPTYSSFFIFLTRGDGKVFGGVVQGKVKAACNILITATLSKKSKSFRGGHHHLKYSRI, from the coding sequence ATGGATAAACGTCAAGGCTCTATGAACAAGCCTAAACCCTCTATTAAGATCGAGGAAGACACTAATACCACTATGAAGCAAATTCTTATCAAAATCCCTGCTGGAAACGATGTAGTGGAGTCCATCGTCAATGTTACTTTGCATCATCGAGCTAATATCACAGTACTAAAAGGTAGTGGTCTTATCTCTGATATTACTTTTCATAACCCGGTGTCCCATGCCTATGTATTCACATTATATGGACCCTTTCAAATGACATCTATATCAGGAGAATATGTTAATACCAACTATGGTTGTGTTCCTTCCAGACTCATCGATGAACCTACTTATTCCTCTTTTTTCATTTTCCTAACCCGTGGTGATGGAAAAGTGTTTGGTGGGGTTGTTCAAGGAAAGGTTAAGGCTGCATGTAATATTCTAATCACCGCCACCCTTTCAAAGAAGTCCAAGTCTTTTAGGGGAGGCCACCATCATTTGAAGTATTCAAGAATTTAA